In Chloroflexi bacterium ADurb.Bin180, the following are encoded in one genomic region:
- the atpA gene encoding ATP synthase subunit alpha — MTEHNSPSTEPRRKDGAAGEDTGLVELLGLLRERSRVTARADGSPPLRDVRFFDVGTVQRIGNGVATLSGLPRVRTEELVVFPTQVRGMVLNVDHEHIDVMLLGSDEGIHGGALVTGTGRRLRVPVGRELLGRIVDPLGESLDGRGPISGSEQRHIEREAPGIIERVPVSETLHMGTTTLDALTPIGRGQRELIIGDRQTGKTTLAVDAMLSQKDSGVLCVYVAIGQKKSSTLAVIETLRQHKALPYSIVVVSSPDDPPALRYLAPYAGCAMAEFLMDQGHDVLIVYDDLSKHADAYRELSLLLRRPPGREAYPGDVFYLHARLLERACKLGPEAGDGSLTALPIIETRSGNVAAYIPTNVIAITDGQVVLDTNLLNRGIRPAVNVGLSVSRVGGAAQSKAMRALAGTLRLELAQYEEVSQFARFGAEVDEVTRQQIRRGERLTAALGQPAHAPLSPAAEVIMLLAVTEGFMDDLPIEGVASFGAGLVHYVEKHAPELHFALSRDGDWSDEIRSGLVALFTQYDASTAAPPRPEGAASLEARRAGEASPTGVQA, encoded by the coding sequence GTGACTGAGCATAATAGCCCCTCAACTGAGCCCCGCCGCAAAGATGGGGCAGCGGGCGAGGACACGGGATTGGTCGAGCTCCTGGGCTTGCTGCGCGAGCGCTCTCGCGTTACGGCCCGCGCAGATGGTTCCCCGCCGCTCCGTGACGTGCGCTTTTTCGATGTGGGCACGGTTCAGCGCATTGGCAATGGCGTGGCCACGCTCTCCGGCCTGCCTCGGGTCAGAACCGAGGAGTTGGTGGTCTTTCCCACGCAGGTGCGCGGAATGGTGCTTAACGTCGACCACGAGCATATCGACGTGATGTTATTGGGTTCCGACGAGGGCATTCACGGCGGCGCCCTGGTCACCGGAACCGGCAGACGCCTGCGGGTTCCTGTCGGCCGGGAGTTGCTGGGACGGATCGTTGACCCTCTCGGCGAGTCGCTGGACGGGCGAGGGCCAATCAGCGGCTCGGAACAGCGCCATATCGAGCGCGAGGCTCCGGGCATCATTGAGCGTGTGCCGGTGAGTGAAACGCTCCACATGGGAACAACCACACTGGATGCGCTGACGCCGATCGGCCGAGGCCAACGTGAGTTGATCATTGGCGACCGTCAGACCGGCAAGACGACCCTGGCCGTTGACGCGATGCTGAGCCAGAAGGACAGTGGGGTGCTGTGTGTCTACGTGGCCATCGGTCAGAAAAAGTCGTCCACTCTGGCAGTGATCGAAACCCTGCGTCAGCACAAAGCCCTGCCCTATAGCATCGTCGTCGTGTCGAGCCCGGACGATCCACCCGCCCTGCGTTACCTGGCGCCCTATGCGGGCTGCGCTATGGCCGAGTTCCTGATGGACCAGGGACACGACGTGCTGATCGTCTATGACGACCTCTCCAAGCACGCCGATGCCTACCGCGAGCTCAGTCTCCTGCTGAGGCGGCCGCCGGGCCGCGAGGCTTATCCGGGCGATGTGTTCTATCTGCATGCGCGTCTGCTTGAGCGTGCCTGCAAACTCGGGCCAGAAGCGGGAGATGGATCGCTCACTGCCCTGCCCATCATCGAGACGCGCAGCGGCAACGTCGCTGCCTACATCCCGACAAACGTCATCGCCATTACCGACGGGCAGGTCGTGTTGGACACGAACCTGCTCAACCGGGGAATCCGCCCGGCGGTCAATGTCGGCCTATCTGTGTCGCGGGTGGGCGGTGCCGCGCAGAGCAAGGCCATGCGTGCTCTCGCCGGAACGCTGCGCCTCGAGCTGGCACAGTACGAGGAAGTGTCGCAGTTTGCGCGCTTTGGCGCCGAGGTGGATGAGGTGACGCGCCAGCAGATCCGCCGCGGCGAACGCCTCACCGCAGCGCTCGGTCAGCCGGCTCACGCCCCGCTCTCTCCAGCCGCCGAGGTGATCATGCTCCTGGCTGTCACCGAGGGCTTTATGGATGACCTGCCGATCGAAGGCGTCGCCTCCTTCGGTGCCGGCCTGGTCCACTATGTGGAAAAGCACGCCCCGGAGCTGCACTTTGCCCTGAGCCGCGATGGCGATTGGAGCGATGAGATTCGTTCCGGGCTGGTCGCCCTCTTCACCCAGTACGACGCGTCAACGGCCGCACCGCCCCGCCCCGAAGGGGCAGCCTCGCTGGAGGCGAGGCGAGCAGGCGAGGCCTCACCCACGGGAGTGCAAGCATGA
- the atpF gene encoding ATP synthase subunit b, sodium ion specific: MLSLDLATILFQMANFVVLAYVLNRWALQPILRQSAQRAEERVKLMRDLVTERHRLAEARAELDRKSAALDEEAERILAEARRKAQQEQQQLLSEARAEAEELAKEAQTGARQLRRQSLERLRGEVVDTILEISSNTLARVAPPEVHDRLVQRLAERIREMGRTDMSRVEAIRRSIGGQETIASIESARELTAEQQAQLARLLTAVADHRVNIELSVEPGLVAGISVRLGDTVMDSSIAGQLQELRADVAHTLANSQEDQ; this comes from the coding sequence ATGCTGTCGCTTGACCTGGCCACGATCCTGTTTCAGATGGCGAACTTTGTGGTGCTGGCCTACGTGCTCAATCGCTGGGCGCTGCAGCCGATCCTGCGCCAGTCTGCCCAGCGCGCTGAGGAACGTGTAAAGCTGATGCGCGATCTGGTGACGGAACGGCACCGGCTGGCCGAGGCCAGGGCAGAACTTGATCGGAAGAGCGCTGCCCTGGATGAAGAAGCAGAGCGCATTCTGGCCGAGGCTCGCCGCAAGGCTCAGCAGGAGCAGCAACAGCTCTTGAGTGAGGCGCGGGCAGAGGCAGAGGAGCTGGCGAAAGAGGCCCAGACGGGCGCCCGGCAACTGCGCCGGCAGAGTCTGGAGCGGCTGCGCGGCGAGGTTGTGGACACGATCCTTGAGATCAGCAGCAACACCCTCGCTCGCGTCGCACCGCCAGAAGTGCACGACCGGCTGGTGCAGCGGCTCGCTGAGCGCATTCGAGAGATGGGTCGCACTGATATGTCCCGCGTAGAGGCGATCCGCCGCTCCATCGGCGGGCAGGAGACCATAGCCTCTATCGAGTCAGCCAGAGAACTGACCGCTGAGCAGCAAGCCCAGCTGGCCCGCTTGCTCACCGCGGTCGCCGACCACCGGGTGAACATCGAACTGAGTGTAGAGCCCGGGCTGGTGGCCGGCATTTCGGTGCGCCTGGGTGACACAGTGATGGACAGCAGCATCGCCGGCCAGCTACAGGAATTGCGCGCGGACGTGGCCCACACTCTGGCCAATTCTCAGGAAGACCAGTGA